From Lycium ferocissimum isolate CSIRO_LF1 chromosome 12, AGI_CSIRO_Lferr_CH_V1, whole genome shotgun sequence, one genomic window encodes:
- the LOC132039693 gene encoding mitochondrial outer membrane import complex protein METAXIN: MEEAKEKEKLTLVTRKPCFGLPTSCPNCLPVYVYLKFSEIPFDLDFNLINPDSDQIPYVESGTYVAYNNEKGGVIRSLIEDGFVDLDAQVRGIPEWISAKAMVDSWLADAVIYELWVGSDGSSAHKIYYSDLPWPLGKILYLKQVYGAKQILGITKDNAERREEEIYRNANDAFSALSTRLGDQAYFFDNRPTSLDAVFLGHALFTLYALPETSVLRSKLLEHDNLVRYTEKYKSELVDSSTSSSAGTQSQSDPSSSVPKRPSQWSSKPKSKPKREKTEEEKKFRRRAKYFLVTQLVAVLVFLSLLGGSDATEVELDEDDVDYD, translated from the exons ATGGAAGAAGCAaaggagaaagagaaattgacacTTGTGACCCGAAAACCCTGTTTCGGACTACCCACTTCTTGCCCTAATTGTTTGCCCGTTTACGTTTACCTCAAATTCTCCGAAATTCCATTTGATTTGGATTTCAATCTCATTAACCCTGATTCTg ATCAAATACCTTATGTCGAATCAGGTACATACGTAGCCTACAACAATGAGAAGGGTGGAGTTATCCGCAGTTTAATCGAAGATGGTTTCGTTGATTTGGATGCTCAAGTCCGTGGTATACCTGAATGGATATCAGCAAAGGCTATGGTTGATTCATGGCTTGCAGATGCCGTTATTTATGAACTTTGGGTGGGTTCTGATGGAAGTTCTGCACACAAGATTTATTATTCAGATCTCCCATGGCCACTTGGAAAAATCTTGTACCTAAAGCAAGTTTATGGTGCGAAACAAATTCTTGGTATTACAAAAGATAATGCtgaaagaagagaggaagag ATTTACAGGAATGCCAATGATGCCTTTAGTGCTTTATCGACTAGATTAGGGGATCAAGCCTATTTCTTCGACAACAG GCCAACAAGTTTGGATGCAGTTTTCCTCGGACATGCACTTTTTACACTGTATGCATTACCA GAAACATCAGTGCTGCGAAGCAAGCTCTTGGAACATGATAATCTTGTAAGATACACTGAGAAGTATAAAAGTGAACTGGTAGATTCTAGCACATCATCATCTGCTGGGACACAATCCCAGAGTGATCCTTCTTCATCAGTGCCGAAGCGTCCTTCACAATGGA GTTCGAAGCCCAAAAGCAAACCTAAGAGGGAAAAAACTGAGGAAGAGAAAAAGTTTCGTAGAAGGGCTAAATATTTTCTGGTCACTCAACTGGTTGCAGTTTTAGTTTTCCTCTCTCTACTCGGAGGATCTGATGCTACTGAAGTGGAGCTTGATGAAGATGATGTAGATTATGATTGA